From a single Oncorhynchus tshawytscha isolate Ot180627B linkage group LG33, Otsh_v2.0, whole genome shotgun sequence genomic region:
- the LOC112231237 gene encoding pleckstrin homology-like domain family B member 2 isoform X4, with product MRPPLNLIETGGGLKVQTTTPHLVGLGSGRLSVAITLMPLNEGVTRIGREDASVPQDITIEGLGIEAEHCRIINRGGVITLHPSGNLCSLDGVHVSKPTLLTQGFTLCLGKSYFFRFNHPEEARRMKSMQPQKSPVATMGYSSDCVKTEHSNGGSVGGTMMRGSRSKAELQDLMETLQRRKSALEASLRASAESTRTYLSLPPPSPLSPTPPGVPSAPSSRGLPYMTSSSMPPSPRQGERPLSPKPPYTRSRHQSQDSLLLSSSSDRHCPNVASSLLSMWNGSSSYGEPAHSPPQGHSGAASMPSSPRLGRRVYAQGRNGDNGMDPVPRQRKYSTGSLNGLGSTHSRSLPRLHRSADSTALSLPPRRSMGSHRGEKGSVSLSSKTRRSLSPLERPPDVTVLATASVPGTPRRASLASLASLGCELEHGGLRGSSPCLDLGLGERRQSFGKGGLGLRSRRGSISSLNGKEELTDYHKHQRDERLREQEVQRLEHQRLGTILSLCTELVQDQGGSAISDLQKINKELEKLQESDDESVFSDSPGSVNGTAPENGFGTKAREYQLAEVRQVRQRRHSGHREARDARAQSPAVSLRSIVPSPSPHHRARQQATEDMHLKQEVTRIEEERIQVLNNIEELEQKIKDLDNQMEESIREMEVERALLEGEQDSEMALLHREKEVLDQLNEKIGSIDKPVLTDKSQDVEVLEVERMCNEDLEFQQLERASSQDEGKEAQTQQLLREIADYQRSTVTRKERLLTLKKQSTQITQQSQREKDSFLKEKNNLLLMVQRERENLASLERKYAELTGGQAFPNNPVAMKEHFRFLEERRRGSKENSSHLNDTLPRKRSQQALSHYSSSTLGRSLSPKSHLPLSQSSSCGSIIPRGLSISPRVLETRRLLKAGHSHLYMSENRQRLVDLCSRTVSESNVFLDPFHYADNGHGFDTRSMDSSDSMETSISACSPDNISSASTSNVGKIKEMERLLREAQADKHRLLEHKEREMEVRRQALEEERRRREDLEKRLQEETSRRQKMIEREVKLREKQRAQARPLTRYLPQRKDDFDLHGHIEAAGHNPDNCYHLAITNKTCRGFLVKMGGKIKTWKKRWFVFDRNRKTLAYYADKHEVKMKGVIYFQAIEEVYYDHLKNAHKSPNPCLTFSVKTHDRVYYMVSPSPEAMRIWMDVIVTGAEGYMQFMV from the exons GATTCACGCTCTGTCTGGGTAAATCCTACTTCTTCCGCTTTAACCACCCTGAGGAGGCCAGACGTATGAAGAGCATGCAGCCCCAGAAGAGTCCTGTCGCCACTATGGGCTACAGCTCAG ACTGTGTAAAGACTGAGCACAGCAATGGCGGCTCAGTGGGTGGCACCATGATGAGAGGCTCCCGATCGAAGGCGGAGCTGCAGGACCTGATGGAGACTCTGCAACGCCGGAAGAGTGCTCTAGAGGCTAGCCTGAGGGCCAGCGCAGAATCTACCCGTACCTACCTAAGCCTGCCCCCTCCCAGCCCCCTGTCCCCCACGCCCCCAGGAGTGCCGAGCGCCCCCTCCTCCAGAGGCCTCCCCTACATGACCAGTAGTAGCATGCCCCCCTCCCCTCGCCAGGGTGAGCGTCCTCTCAGCCCCAAACCACCATACACCCGCTCACGCCACCAATCACAGGACAGCCTGCTCCTCTCTAGCTCCTCTGACAGGCATTGCCCAAATGTAGCCAGTTCTCTCCTATCCATGTGGAATGGTTCCTCTTCCTATGGGGAGCCTGCACACAGTCCTCCTCAGGGCCACAGTGGGGCGGCCAGCATGCCCTCCAGCCCTCGCCTAGGTCGCAGGGTCTATGCCCAGGGCCGGAACGGGGACAATGGTATGGACCCTGTGCCACGTCAGAGGAAGTACTCTACAGGGTCACTCAACGGCCTGGGCTCTACCCACAGCCGCTCTCTACCCCGCCTCCACCGTTCGGCAGACTCCACAGCCCTGTCCCTGCCCCCACGCCGCTCCATGGGCTCCCACAGAGGGGAGAAGGGTTCTGTGTCCCTGTCCTCCAAAACGAGGCGCAGCCTGTCTCCTCTGGAGCGGCCGCCAGACGTAACAGTGCTAGCAACAGCCAGCGTACCGGGTACTCCCCGCAGGGCCAGCCTGGCCTCTCTGGCCTCGCTGGGCTGTGAACTGGAGCATGGGGGCCTGCGGGGCTCCTCACCCTGCCTGGACCTGGGCTTGGGGGAGAGGAGGCAGTCCTTTGGGAAGGGTGGGCTGGGGCTGAGATCAAGAAGAGGCAGCATCAGCTCTCTGAATGGGAAGGAGGAGCTTACAGACTACCACAAGCACCAGAGAGACGAGAGGCTCAGAGAACAGGAGGTGCAGAGACTG GAGCACCAGCGGCTGGGGACCATCCTGAGCCTGTGTACTGAGCTGGTCCAGGACCAGGGCGGCTCGGCCATCTCCGACCTGCAGAAGATCAACAAGGAGCTGGAGAAGCTGCAGGAGTCTGATGATGAGTCAGTGTTCTCCGACTCCCCCGGCAGCGTCAATGGCACCGCCCCGGAGAACGGCTTTGGCACCAAAGCCCGGgagtaccagctggctgaggtgCGGCAGGTCCGCCAGCGCCGCCACAGCGGGCACAGAGAAGCCAGGGATGCCAGGGCCCAGTCACCTGCTGTCAGCCTGCGCAGCATTGtcccctcaccctcccctcaCCACAGAGCCAGG CAGCAGGCTACGGAGGACATGCATCTGAAACAGGAAGTAACGCGTATCGAGGAAGAGAGGATCCAGGTGCTGAACAACATAGAAGAGTTGGAGCAGAAGATCAAAGACCTGGACAACCAGATGGAGGAATCCATCAGAGAG atggaGGTGGAGCGGGCTCTGCTGGAGGGAGAGCAGGACTCTGAGATGGCCCTGCTACATAGGGAGAAGGAGGTACTGGACCAACTCAATGAGAAGATTGGCAGCATTGACAAGCCTGTCCTCACAGACAAGTCCCAG GATGTTGAGgtgctggaggtggagaggatgTGTAATGAGGACCTGGAGTTCCAGCAGCTGGAAAGAGCGAGTAGTCAGGACGAGGGGAAGGAGGCTCAGACCCAGCAACTACTCAGAGAGATAGCAGATTACCAGCGTAGTACTGTCACACGCAAGGAGAGACTCCTGACCCTGAAGAAGCAGTCTACACAGATTACTCAGCAGTCTCAGCGAGAGAAGGACAGCTTCCTAAAAGAGAAGAACAACCTGCTCCTGATGGTTCAGAGG GAGAGGGAGAACCTGGCTTCTCTGGAGAGGAAGTATGCTGAACTGACTGGAGGGCAGGCCTTCCCTAACAACCCTGTTGCCATGAAGGAG CACTTCCGCTTtctagaggagaggaggcggGGCAGTAAGGAGAACTCCTCCCACCTCAATGACACTCTGCCACGTAAGAGGAGCCAGCAGGCCCTCAGTCACTACAGCAGCTCTACCCTGGGCCGCAGCCTGTCCCCTAAG TCCCACCTGCCTCTTTCCCAGAGCTCCAGCTGTGGTAGTATCATCCCCCGgggcctctctatctctcccagaGTTCTGGAAACTCGACGCCTGCTCAAGG CAGGCCATAGCCACTTGTACATGAGTGAGAACAGACAGAGACTGGTTGACCTGTGTAGCAGGACCGTGTCTGAGTCCAATGTCTTCCTGGACCCCTTCCACTACGCAGACAATGGCCATGGCTTTGACACACGCAGTATGGACAGCTCTGACAGCATGGAGACCAGCATCTCTGCCTGCTCCCCAGACAACATCTCCAG TGCCAGCACATCCAACGTAGGAAAGATTAAGGAGATGGAACGTTTGTTACGAGAAGCCCAGGCTGACAAGCATCGACTCCTTGAGCACAAG GAGCGTGAGATGGAGGTACGTAGGCAGGCCCTGGAGGAGGagcggaggaggagggaggacctGGAGAAGAGACTGCAGGAGGAGACCAGCAGGAGGCAGAAAATGATCGAGAGGGAGGTGAAGTTACGCGAGAAACAGAGGGCACAG GCCCGGCCGCTGACACGCTACCTCCCTCAGAGGAAGGATGACTTTGACCTCCATGGTCACATCGAGGCAGCTGGACACAACCCAGACAACTGCTACCACCTGGCCATCACAAATAAAACCTGCAGAGGGTTCCTGGTCAAGATGGGTGGTAAGATCAAGACCTGGAAAAAACGCTGGTTTGTCTTCGACCGGAACCGCAAGACCCTGGCCTACTACGCAG ACAAACATGAGGTCAAGATGAAAGGGGTCATATACTTCCAAGCTATAGAAGAGGTTTACTATGACCATTTAAAGAATGCACACAAG aGCCCCAACCCATGTCTGACGTTTAGTGTGAAGACCCATGACAGGGTGTACTACATGGTGTCTCCCTCCCCTGAGGCTATGCGCATCTGGATGGACGTCATCGTTACAGGGGCGGAGGGATACATGCAATTCATGGTCTAA
- the LOC112231237 gene encoding pleckstrin homology-like domain family B member 2 isoform X5, translating to MKSMQPQKSPVATMGYSSDCVKTEHSNGGSVGGTMMRGSRSKAELQDLMETLQRRKSALEASLRASAESTRTYLSLPPPSPLSPTPPGVPSAPSSRGLPYMTSSSMPPSPRQGERPLSPKPPYTRSRHQSQDSLLLSSSSDRHCPNVASSLLSMWNGSSSYGEPAHSPPQGHSGAASMPSSPRLGRRVYAQGRNGDNGMDPVPRQRKYSTGSLNGLGSTHSRSLPRLHRSADSTALSLPPRRSMGSHRGEKGSVSLSSKTRRSLSPLERPPDVTVLATASVPGTPRRASLASLASLGCELEHGGLRGSSPCLDLGLGERRQSFGKGGLGLRSRRGSISSLNGKEELTDYHKHQRDERLREQEVQRLEHQRLGTILSLCTELVQDQGGSAISDLQKINKELEKLQESDDESVFSDSPGSVNGTAPENGFGTKAREYQLAEVRQVRQRRHSGHREARDARAQSPAVSLRSIVPSPSPHHRARQQATEDMHLKQEVTRIEEERIQVLNNIEELEQKIKDLDNQMEESIREMEVERALLEGEQDSEMALLHREKEVLDQLNEKIGSIDKPVLTDKSQDVEVLEVERMCNEDLEFQQLERASSQDEGKEAQTQQLLREIADYQRSTVTRKERLLTLKKQSTQITQQSQREKDSFLKEKNNLLLMVQRERENLASLERKYAELTGGQAFPNNPVAMKEHFRFLEERRRGSKENSSHLNDTLPRKRSQQALSHYSSSTLGRSLSPKSHLPLSQSSSCGSIIPRGLSISPRVLETRRLLKAGHSHLYMSENRQRLVDLCSRTVSESNVFLDPFHYADNGHGFDTRSMDSSDSMETSISACSPDNISSASTSNVGKIKEMERLLREAQADKHRLLEHKEREMEVRRQALEEERRRREDLEKRLQEETSRRQKMIEREVKLREKQRAQARPLTRYLPQRKDDFDLHGHIEAAGHNPDNCYHLAITNKTCRGFLVKMGGKIKTWKKRWFVFDRNRKTLAYYADKHEVKMKGVIYFQAIEEVYYDHLKNAHKSPNPCLTFSVKTHDRVYYMVSPSPEAMRIWMDVIVTGAEGYMQFMV from the exons ATGAAGAGCATGCAGCCCCAGAAGAGTCCTGTCGCCACTATGGGCTACAGCTCAG ACTGTGTAAAGACTGAGCACAGCAATGGCGGCTCAGTGGGTGGCACCATGATGAGAGGCTCCCGATCGAAGGCGGAGCTGCAGGACCTGATGGAGACTCTGCAACGCCGGAAGAGTGCTCTAGAGGCTAGCCTGAGGGCCAGCGCAGAATCTACCCGTACCTACCTAAGCCTGCCCCCTCCCAGCCCCCTGTCCCCCACGCCCCCAGGAGTGCCGAGCGCCCCCTCCTCCAGAGGCCTCCCCTACATGACCAGTAGTAGCATGCCCCCCTCCCCTCGCCAGGGTGAGCGTCCTCTCAGCCCCAAACCACCATACACCCGCTCACGCCACCAATCACAGGACAGCCTGCTCCTCTCTAGCTCCTCTGACAGGCATTGCCCAAATGTAGCCAGTTCTCTCCTATCCATGTGGAATGGTTCCTCTTCCTATGGGGAGCCTGCACACAGTCCTCCTCAGGGCCACAGTGGGGCGGCCAGCATGCCCTCCAGCCCTCGCCTAGGTCGCAGGGTCTATGCCCAGGGCCGGAACGGGGACAATGGTATGGACCCTGTGCCACGTCAGAGGAAGTACTCTACAGGGTCACTCAACGGCCTGGGCTCTACCCACAGCCGCTCTCTACCCCGCCTCCACCGTTCGGCAGACTCCACAGCCCTGTCCCTGCCCCCACGCCGCTCCATGGGCTCCCACAGAGGGGAGAAGGGTTCTGTGTCCCTGTCCTCCAAAACGAGGCGCAGCCTGTCTCCTCTGGAGCGGCCGCCAGACGTAACAGTGCTAGCAACAGCCAGCGTACCGGGTACTCCCCGCAGGGCCAGCCTGGCCTCTCTGGCCTCGCTGGGCTGTGAACTGGAGCATGGGGGCCTGCGGGGCTCCTCACCCTGCCTGGACCTGGGCTTGGGGGAGAGGAGGCAGTCCTTTGGGAAGGGTGGGCTGGGGCTGAGATCAAGAAGAGGCAGCATCAGCTCTCTGAATGGGAAGGAGGAGCTTACAGACTACCACAAGCACCAGAGAGACGAGAGGCTCAGAGAACAGGAGGTGCAGAGACTG GAGCACCAGCGGCTGGGGACCATCCTGAGCCTGTGTACTGAGCTGGTCCAGGACCAGGGCGGCTCGGCCATCTCCGACCTGCAGAAGATCAACAAGGAGCTGGAGAAGCTGCAGGAGTCTGATGATGAGTCAGTGTTCTCCGACTCCCCCGGCAGCGTCAATGGCACCGCCCCGGAGAACGGCTTTGGCACCAAAGCCCGGgagtaccagctggctgaggtgCGGCAGGTCCGCCAGCGCCGCCACAGCGGGCACAGAGAAGCCAGGGATGCCAGGGCCCAGTCACCTGCTGTCAGCCTGCGCAGCATTGtcccctcaccctcccctcaCCACAGAGCCAGG CAGCAGGCTACGGAGGACATGCATCTGAAACAGGAAGTAACGCGTATCGAGGAAGAGAGGATCCAGGTGCTGAACAACATAGAAGAGTTGGAGCAGAAGATCAAAGACCTGGACAACCAGATGGAGGAATCCATCAGAGAG atggaGGTGGAGCGGGCTCTGCTGGAGGGAGAGCAGGACTCTGAGATGGCCCTGCTACATAGGGAGAAGGAGGTACTGGACCAACTCAATGAGAAGATTGGCAGCATTGACAAGCCTGTCCTCACAGACAAGTCCCAG GATGTTGAGgtgctggaggtggagaggatgTGTAATGAGGACCTGGAGTTCCAGCAGCTGGAAAGAGCGAGTAGTCAGGACGAGGGGAAGGAGGCTCAGACCCAGCAACTACTCAGAGAGATAGCAGATTACCAGCGTAGTACTGTCACACGCAAGGAGAGACTCCTGACCCTGAAGAAGCAGTCTACACAGATTACTCAGCAGTCTCAGCGAGAGAAGGACAGCTTCCTAAAAGAGAAGAACAACCTGCTCCTGATGGTTCAGAGG GAGAGGGAGAACCTGGCTTCTCTGGAGAGGAAGTATGCTGAACTGACTGGAGGGCAGGCCTTCCCTAACAACCCTGTTGCCATGAAGGAG CACTTCCGCTTtctagaggagaggaggcggGGCAGTAAGGAGAACTCCTCCCACCTCAATGACACTCTGCCACGTAAGAGGAGCCAGCAGGCCCTCAGTCACTACAGCAGCTCTACCCTGGGCCGCAGCCTGTCCCCTAAG TCCCACCTGCCTCTTTCCCAGAGCTCCAGCTGTGGTAGTATCATCCCCCGgggcctctctatctctcccagaGTTCTGGAAACTCGACGCCTGCTCAAGG CAGGCCATAGCCACTTGTACATGAGTGAGAACAGACAGAGACTGGTTGACCTGTGTAGCAGGACCGTGTCTGAGTCCAATGTCTTCCTGGACCCCTTCCACTACGCAGACAATGGCCATGGCTTTGACACACGCAGTATGGACAGCTCTGACAGCATGGAGACCAGCATCTCTGCCTGCTCCCCAGACAACATCTCCAG TGCCAGCACATCCAACGTAGGAAAGATTAAGGAGATGGAACGTTTGTTACGAGAAGCCCAGGCTGACAAGCATCGACTCCTTGAGCACAAG GAGCGTGAGATGGAGGTACGTAGGCAGGCCCTGGAGGAGGagcggaggaggagggaggacctGGAGAAGAGACTGCAGGAGGAGACCAGCAGGAGGCAGAAAATGATCGAGAGGGAGGTGAAGTTACGCGAGAAACAGAGGGCACAG GCCCGGCCGCTGACACGCTACCTCCCTCAGAGGAAGGATGACTTTGACCTCCATGGTCACATCGAGGCAGCTGGACACAACCCAGACAACTGCTACCACCTGGCCATCACAAATAAAACCTGCAGAGGGTTCCTGGTCAAGATGGGTGGTAAGATCAAGACCTGGAAAAAACGCTGGTTTGTCTTCGACCGGAACCGCAAGACCCTGGCCTACTACGCAG ACAAACATGAGGTCAAGATGAAAGGGGTCATATACTTCCAAGCTATAGAAGAGGTTTACTATGACCATTTAAAGAATGCACACAAG aGCCCCAACCCATGTCTGACGTTTAGTGTGAAGACCCATGACAGGGTGTACTACATGGTGTCTCCCTCCCCTGAGGCTATGCGCATCTGGATGGACGTCATCGTTACAGGGGCGGAGGGATACATGCAATTCATGGTCTAA